A region from the Bradyrhizobium erythrophlei genome encodes:
- a CDS encoding lipid-A-disaccharide synthase N-terminal domain-containing protein: MSELFNNLASYLHDVFVIKFDAWVILGFVAQGFFTMRFVVQWIASERARKSVMPVAFWFFSIGGGALLLVYALYRRDPVFIAGQALGLVVYIRNLYFIIVNGRQASASN; the protein is encoded by the coding sequence ATGAGCGAACTATTCAATAACCTCGCCAGCTACCTGCACGATGTCTTCGTCATCAAATTCGATGCCTGGGTGATCCTGGGGTTCGTGGCGCAGGGATTTTTCACCATGCGATTCGTGGTGCAGTGGATCGCTTCGGAGCGCGCACGCAAGAGTGTGATGCCGGTGGCGTTCTGGTTCTTCTCGATCGGCGGCGGCGCACTGCTGCTGGTCTATGCGCTGTATCGCAGGGATCCGGTGTTCATCGCCGGCCAGGCGCTCGGGCTCGTGGTCTACATTCGCAACCTGTATTTCATCATCGTCAACGGACGGCAGGCCTCCGCCAGCAATTGA
- a CDS encoding tetratricopeptide repeat protein translates to MLRQSLQSYGSARHLASVLSAAMLAMGLCSCQIDGAPDITGSLGEQAEASRAADPRRDVDSYGERFRANPGDAEAALQYAKALRATGQRAQAVAVLEQATLARPDNKALLAGYGRALADNGNFEQAFGVLGRAHSPDNPDWRILSVQGAVLDQLGRYEEARQYYASALKIAPDEPSVLSNLGLSYMLSKDLPKAEETLRHASGRAGASPRVRQNLALVVGLQGRLAEAETIVKADQPAGEAEANVAFLNRLLSRKDGARAEADSAKATAR, encoded by the coding sequence ATGCTCCGGCAGTCGCTCCAGTCATACGGCTCCGCGAGACATCTCGCCTCGGTTCTATCGGCCGCGATGCTGGCGATGGGGCTGTGCAGCTGCCAGATCGATGGAGCCCCTGACATCACGGGCTCGCTCGGTGAGCAAGCCGAGGCAAGTCGTGCTGCCGACCCGCGCCGTGACGTCGATTCGTATGGCGAGCGCTTTCGCGCCAACCCCGGGGATGCCGAGGCGGCGCTGCAATATGCAAAGGCGCTGCGCGCCACGGGGCAGCGCGCCCAGGCAGTCGCCGTGCTCGAGCAGGCCACGCTGGCCCGACCGGACAACAAGGCGCTGCTGGCCGGATACGGGCGGGCGCTGGCGGATAACGGCAATTTCGAGCAGGCCTTCGGCGTGCTCGGCCGCGCCCACAGCCCCGACAATCCCGATTGGCGGATCCTCTCGGTTCAAGGCGCCGTGCTCGATCAACTCGGTCGCTATGAGGAAGCGCGGCAATATTATGCGAGCGCGCTGAAGATCGCGCCGGATGAACCTTCGGTGCTGTCCAATCTCGGCCTTTCCTACATGCTCTCGAAGGACCTGCCCAAAGCGGAGGAGACCTTGCGCCACGCCTCTGGCCGCGCCGGCGCCAGCCCGCGCGTGCGGCAGAATTTGGCGCTGGTGGTCGGCTTGCAGGGCCGCCTGGCCGAAGCTGAAACCATCGTGAAGGCCGATCAGCCGGCCGGGGAGGCGGAGGCGAACGTCGCTTTCCTCAACCGGCTATTGTCCCGCAAGGATGGCGCGCGCGCCGAGGCCGATAGCGCGAAAGCGACCGCGCGCTAG
- a CDS encoding Na/Pi cotransporter family protein translates to MGSLVLLDLMGGVALLLWGLHMVHSGVLRAFGPDLRRLLAKALNNRFTAFAAGIGLTALLQSSTATALITSSFTAEGLVGLVPALAIMLGANVGTTLIVQILSFNIAAAAPVLFIVGLVAFRTGPRSRIKDIGRVSIGLGLMLLALHILLDTLAPAENAPGVRVFMNAITGDPVLCIVIGAIVTWIVHSSVASVLLVMSLAYAQFISPAAGLALVLGANLGSAINPLIEGARRDNPASYRLPLGNLINRLAGVLLIAPFLRPITELLLAWQPDLAKLTAEFHIAFNVATAIIFIGLLDGLATLLKKLLPDRVQETDPSRPRYLDESALETPSLALADAARETLHMGDHVEIMLRKVMAAMMTNDRALVDQVSRMDNAVDGLDEAIKLYVTKLTRGSLDEREGQRAMEIISFAINLEHIGDIIDKNLSELATKKIKRRFQFSPEGAEELSAFHKRTADSLRIAFGVFMSGDVNEARKLLAEKALLRNAELAATERHLDRLREGRPETIETTSLHLDVLRDLRRIHSHICSVAYPVLDAAGELPAHRKAESEAAMPATAQPLPR, encoded by the coding sequence ATGGGAAGCCTGGTTCTTCTCGACCTGATGGGCGGCGTGGCGCTGCTGCTGTGGGGCCTGCACATGGTCCACAGCGGGGTTCTGCGCGCGTTCGGGCCCGATCTCCGCCGGCTGCTGGCGAAAGCCCTGAACAACCGCTTCACCGCCTTTGCGGCGGGCATCGGCCTGACGGCGCTGCTCCAGAGCAGCACCGCGACCGCGCTGATCACGAGTTCGTTCACCGCCGAAGGGCTGGTCGGCCTGGTTCCGGCGCTCGCGATCATGCTCGGCGCCAATGTCGGCACCACGCTGATCGTCCAGATCCTGTCGTTCAACATCGCCGCAGCAGCACCGGTGCTCTTCATTGTGGGCCTGGTCGCGTTTCGCACCGGCCCGCGCTCGCGCATCAAGGACATCGGCCGCGTCTCGATCGGTCTCGGCCTGATGCTGCTGGCGCTGCATATTCTGCTCGACACGCTGGCGCCGGCCGAGAACGCGCCCGGCGTGCGCGTGTTCATGAATGCGATCACCGGCGATCCCGTGCTTTGTATCGTCATTGGGGCGATCGTCACCTGGATCGTGCATTCCAGCGTGGCCAGCGTGCTCCTCGTGATGTCGCTGGCCTATGCGCAGTTCATCTCGCCGGCCGCAGGACTGGCTCTGGTGCTCGGCGCCAATCTCGGCAGCGCGATCAATCCGCTGATCGAGGGCGCGCGCCGCGACAACCCCGCAAGCTACCGGCTGCCGCTCGGCAATCTCATCAATCGGCTGGCCGGCGTGCTGCTGATCGCACCGTTCCTACGTCCGATCACCGAATTGTTGCTGGCCTGGCAGCCTGACCTCGCCAAGCTGACGGCGGAATTTCACATCGCATTCAATGTCGCGACCGCAATCATCTTCATCGGCCTGCTCGACGGCCTGGCGACGCTGCTCAAGAAGCTGCTTCCGGACCGTGTCCAGGAGACCGATCCGTCGCGGCCGCGCTACCTCGACGAGAGCGCGCTGGAAACCCCTTCGCTCGCTCTGGCGGACGCCGCGCGCGAAACCCTGCATATGGGTGACCACGTCGAGATTATGCTGCGCAAGGTGATGGCGGCGATGATGACCAACGACCGTGCCCTGGTCGATCAGGTGTCGCGGATGGACAATGCGGTCGACGGTCTCGACGAGGCAATCAAGCTCTACGTGACCAAATTGACCCGCGGCAGTCTGGATGAGCGCGAAGGGCAGCGGGCGATGGAAATCATCTCCTTCGCCATCAATCTCGAGCACATCGGCGATATCATCGACAAGAACCTGAGCGAACTCGCCACCAAAAAGATAAAGCGGCGGTTCCAGTTTTCGCCGGAAGGCGCCGAAGAACTGTCGGCATTCCACAAGCGAACGGCGGATTCGCTCCGGATCGCGTTCGGGGTCTTCATGTCGGGCGACGTCAATGAGGCGCGCAAACTGCTTGCCGAGAAAGCGCTGCTGCGCAACGCCGAGCTTGCCGCCACCGAACGGCATCTGGACCGTCTGCGCGAGGGCCGGCCCGAGACCATCGAGACCACCTCGCTGCATCTCGACGTGCTGCGCGACCTCCGGCGAATCCACTCCCATATCTGCTCGGTGGCCTATCCCGTGCTCGACGCCGCCGGGGAATTGCCGGCGCACCGCAAGGCCGAAAGCGAGGCGGCCATGCCTGCGACCGCGCAGCCCCTGCCGCGCTAG
- a CDS encoding lysozyme inhibitor LprI family protein, which yields MRKPTAKETAAIRDCAARNADDLDAGERQCLFDLVVDPCANSKSSDAGKAVVVECYLVENSIWDALLNENYKSLLETVDDGQTAKARAMQRAWSAYRDTTCQFYDDKIQGSMSVTMHAACVTRESAQRAMPLKFFSRL from the coding sequence ATGCGAAAACCTACGGCAAAAGAGACTGCCGCGATCCGCGATTGCGCGGCCAGGAACGCCGATGATCTCGATGCAGGCGAGCGGCAGTGTCTGTTCGATCTCGTCGTCGATCCCTGCGCCAACAGCAAATCGTCAGATGCCGGCAAGGCGGTCGTGGTGGAATGTTATCTCGTGGAGAATTCGATCTGGGACGCATTGCTCAACGAAAACTACAAGAGCCTGCTTGAGACGGTGGATGACGGCCAGACCGCCAAGGCGCGCGCCATGCAGCGCGCATGGAGCGCTTATCGCGACACGACCTGCCAGTTCTATGACGACAAGATCCAGGGATCGATGTCGGTCACCATGCATGCCGCCTGCGTGACCCGCGAGTCGGCGCAGCGGGCGATGCCGCTCAAATTCTTCAGCCGGTTGTGA
- a CDS encoding glycosyltransferase family 2 protein translates to MPLSDIAAVAVSIVVPVRNEAENISPLIAEIATALDGRWVYEIIYVNDGSTDATAARLAAEMKSRGNLRQIRHAASAGQSAAVRSGVGAARGAIVATLDGDGQNNPAFLPELIAAIEKGGERVGLVAGQRIGRKDTGFKKLQSRIANGIRNAILHDGTRDTGCGLKAFRREVFLMMPYFDGLHRFLPALMRREGYEIAYVDVIDRPRHSGVSNYGFFDRLWIGIMDLAGVWWLIRRKKPTPVATEVTS, encoded by the coding sequence TTGCCTCTTTCTGACATAGCCGCGGTGGCCGTTTCCATCGTCGTTCCCGTGCGCAACGAGGCCGAGAATATCAGCCCGCTGATCGCCGAAATCGCCACCGCGCTGGACGGCCGATGGGTATATGAAATCATCTATGTCAATGACGGCTCGACGGATGCGACCGCGGCCCGGCTTGCGGCCGAGATGAAGAGCCGCGGCAATCTGCGCCAGATCCGTCACGCGGCATCCGCGGGCCAGTCGGCGGCGGTGCGCAGCGGGGTGGGCGCCGCGCGCGGCGCCATCGTGGCGACGCTCGACGGCGACGGCCAGAACAATCCGGCATTCCTCCCCGAACTGATCGCGGCGATCGAAAAGGGCGGCGAGCGTGTCGGCCTCGTTGCCGGCCAACGGATTGGCCGCAAGGATACCGGTTTCAAGAAGCTCCAGTCGCGCATCGCCAACGGTATCCGCAACGCCATCCTGCACGACGGCACCCGCGACACCGGCTGCGGCCTGAAGGCGTTCCGGCGCGAGGTGTTTCTGATGATGCCTTATTTCGACGGGCTGCATCGCTTCCTGCCGGCGCTGATGCGCCGCGAGGGCTACGAGATCGCCTATGTCGACGTGATCGACCGGCCGCGCCATTCCGGCGTGTCAAACTATGGTTTCTTCGACCGGCTATGGATCGGAATCATGGATCTCGCCGGCGTGTGGTGGCTGATCCGCCGCAAGAAACCGACACCTGTTGCGACCGAGGTAACCTCATGA
- a CDS encoding AAA family ATPase, which yields MISARQIPEEEPDFPAPTANDYISPAPRVSVQAFCSTAETAAAAQAAGDDRRLAKVHLTVKMGGIAAAIETYHTQPTPNVIILETEANNDILAGLDELATVCDPGTRVVVIGGANDVAPYRELVRRGVNDYVIGPVGPLDVVRSICSLFSASEAIAVGRIIAVVGAKGGVGASTVAHNVAWAIARDLALDSVVIDLDLAFGTASLDYNKDPVQGIANAVFSPDRPDTALIERLMAKCTDRLSLLAAPATLERVYDLGEQAFDAIFDTLRMTTPCIVLDVPHQWSGWARRALVSADDILIVAEPDLANLRNAKNMLSLLKAARPNDHAPLYCLNQVGMPKRPEIDAKGFAKTIESKPIASIPFDPKLFGTAANNGQMIAEISARHRTTDLFLQIAHRMTGRSEIKKPRRSFLSPILRKLRA from the coding sequence ATGATCAGCGCACGCCAAATCCCAGAAGAAGAGCCGGACTTCCCGGCCCCGACCGCGAACGACTACATCTCTCCGGCGCCTCGGGTGTCGGTGCAGGCCTTTTGCTCGACCGCGGAAACCGCCGCTGCAGCGCAAGCAGCAGGCGACGACCGCCGCCTTGCCAAGGTGCATCTCACGGTCAAGATGGGCGGCATCGCAGCCGCCATCGAGACCTATCACACCCAGCCGACCCCGAACGTGATCATCCTGGAGACCGAAGCCAACAACGATATCCTGGCCGGCCTCGATGAGCTCGCGACGGTCTGCGATCCCGGAACCCGTGTCGTCGTAATCGGCGGCGCCAACGACGTCGCACCGTATCGCGAACTGGTACGGCGCGGCGTCAACGACTACGTCATCGGACCGGTCGGGCCGCTCGACGTCGTCCGCTCGATTTGCAGCCTGTTCTCGGCATCGGAAGCGATCGCCGTCGGCCGCATCATCGCCGTCGTCGGGGCAAAAGGCGGCGTCGGTGCCTCCACCGTCGCGCACAACGTGGCCTGGGCGATCGCGCGCGATCTGGCGCTGGATTCCGTGGTGATCGATCTCGACCTCGCCTTCGGAACCGCCAGTCTCGACTACAACAAGGATCCGGTGCAGGGCATCGCCAATGCGGTGTTCTCGCCGGACCGGCCCGATACCGCACTGATCGAACGGCTGATGGCGAAGTGCACCGACCGCCTCTCGTTGCTGGCGGCGCCGGCGACGCTTGAGCGCGTCTACGATCTGGGCGAACAGGCCTTCGATGCGATCTTCGATACCTTGCGCATGACGACGCCATGCATCGTGCTGGACGTCCCGCATCAGTGGTCGGGATGGGCCCGGCGCGCGCTGGTCAGCGCAGACGATATCCTGATCGTGGCTGAGCCTGACCTCGCCAACCTGCGCAACGCCAAGAACATGCTGAGCCTGCTGAAAGCGGCGCGGCCCAACGACCACGCGCCGCTCTATTGTCTCAATCAGGTTGGCATGCCGAAGCGACCGGAGATCGACGCGAAGGGGTTTGCCAAGACCATCGAGAGCAAGCCGATCGCCTCCATACCGTTCGATCCGAAATTATTCGGAACCGCCGCCAATAACGGCCAGATGATCGCGGAAATCTCCGCGCGCCATCGCACCACCGATTTGTTCCTGCAGATCGCGCACCGGATGACGGGCCGCAGCGAGATCAAGAAGCCGCGGCGCTCGTTCCTGTCGCCGATTCTCAGGAAGTTGCGGGCCTAG
- a CDS encoding phosphatase PAP2 family protein — translation MSVPAGIGDSPSYSAGLFALARLSLWQIVRPPSHSRRAEAARRLARHSLLITAILAAAIIALMVWLDAREIGWMPARGTPGLWPVRILTDFGKDAYVLWVLAAMLLVVTLVAAGLRGTSRAQWLVFGLRLQFVFFALLLSLLAGELIKWVVGRGRPFVGGHANPYNFAPFAGTEAYASFPSAHVITAAALAFAVSAVWPRVRVAMIVYALLIAATRLVLLAHHPSDVVAGALIGVVGAMAVRYWFAARRLGFAIHRNGEIVPLRSLSGQRKRVAREAPAP, via the coding sequence GTGTCCGTCCCGGCCGGCATCGGCGATTCCCCAAGCTATTCTGCAGGCCTGTTCGCGCTGGCGCGACTGTCGCTCTGGCAAATCGTGCGTCCGCCGTCGCATTCGCGGCGCGCCGAGGCGGCGCGCAGACTGGCCCGGCACAGCCTGCTGATCACAGCGATCCTTGCTGCTGCGATCATTGCGCTGATGGTTTGGCTCGATGCACGAGAGATCGGCTGGATGCCGGCGCGCGGCACGCCGGGCCTTTGGCCGGTTCGAATCCTGACCGATTTCGGCAAGGACGCCTATGTGCTGTGGGTCCTGGCGGCGATGTTGCTGGTCGTAACACTAGTTGCCGCGGGCTTGCGGGGAACTTCGCGGGCGCAATGGCTCGTCTTCGGGCTGCGATTGCAATTTGTATTTTTCGCGCTGTTGCTATCGCTGCTGGCCGGCGAATTGATAAAATGGGTCGTCGGACGGGGCCGGCCGTTCGTCGGGGGCCACGCCAATCCCTACAACTTTGCACCCTTTGCCGGAACCGAGGCCTATGCCAGCTTTCCGTCGGCGCACGTCATCACGGCCGCTGCGCTGGCCTTCGCGGTGTCCGCGGTTTGGCCGCGCGTCCGGGTCGCGATGATCGTCTATGCGCTGTTGATCGCCGCAACCCGCCTGGTGCTGCTCGCCCATCATCCCAGCGACGTGGTCGCGGGCGCCCTGATCGGCGTGGTCGGCGCCATGGCCGTGCGGTATTGGTTCGCCGCGCGCCGCCTCGGCTTCGCCATCCATCGCAATGGCGAAATCGTGCCGCTGCGGAGCCTTTCCGGGCAGCGCAAAAGGGTTGCCCGCGAGGCCCCGGCCCCATAA
- a CDS encoding PilZ domain-containing protein encodes MLANRRRSERLSCRRLAKIQFGTGGLPRDCTITDISDGGVKVVAEHLDIPAEFTIILSEGRPRQCKLAWRIGCEFGAQFVD; translated from the coding sequence ATGCTGGCAAATCGTCGTAGAAGCGAACGTCTATCGTGCAGGCGGCTCGCAAAAATTCAGTTCGGAACGGGCGGGCTGCCGCGCGACTGCACCATCACGGATATATCGGACGGCGGCGTCAAGGTCGTCGCCGAACATCTCGATATTCCCGCCGAGTTCACCATCATCCTGTCGGAAGGTCGCCCGCGCCAATGCAAGCTGGCGTGGCGGATCGGCTGCGAATTCGGCGCTCAATTCGTCGATTAG